One window of the Candidatus Jettenia sp. genome contains the following:
- the rsmD gene encoding 16S rRNA (guanine(966)-N(2))-methyltransferase RsmD, with translation MRVIAGSAKGMPLCSVKGDKTRPILDRVKGSLFNILSHVIPGSRIIDLYAGTGAIGIEALSRGAEFCIFVEKEKSAIQVIKKNLETTKLQDKAQVLQYDVLEVVQYFEKNKREVDLVLASPPYPCIEKSPYMNKLFIVFSSLCNKRIIQPDGLIILQHRTMEFTIPPEASCLELFDTRVYGDTQLSFFKV, from the coding sequence GTGCGGGTAATTGCGGGCAGCGCGAAGGGTATGCCCCTTTGTTCTGTAAAGGGGGATAAGACGAGACCTATACTGGATAGGGTAAAAGGCTCTCTTTTTAATATACTTTCACATGTTATTCCAGGCAGCAGAATTATTGACCTGTATGCGGGCACAGGAGCAATTGGAATAGAGGCATTGAGCCGTGGAGCAGAGTTTTGTATTTTTGTAGAAAAAGAGAAATCAGCAATTCAGGTTATTAAGAAAAATCTTGAGACAACTAAGCTTCAAGATAAGGCACAGGTCTTACAATACGATGTGCTTGAAGTTGTTCAATATTTTGAGAAAAATAAGAGGGAAGTTGACCTCGTCCTTGCCAGTCCGCCATATCCATGTATCGAAAAAAGTCCCTATATGAATAAACTCTTCATCGTGTTTTCATCCTTATGTAATAAACGTATCATACAACCTGATGGTCTCATAATATTACAGCATAGAACCATGGAATTTACCATACCGCCAGAAGCTTCTTGTTTGGAACTATTCGATACTCGGGTTTATGGTGATACGCAGCTTTCATTTTTTAAAGTATAG
- a CDS encoding serine hydroxymethyltransferase, whose product MITLKNDDPEVWRAIQDEIERQKNTIDLIASENTCSIAVQEAQGSSMTNKYAEGYAGRRWYAGCGNVDTVERLAVERAIQIFGAEHANVQPHAGSQANMAVCFSVLKPGDRMLGMDLSHGGHLTHGFKKNFSGMMYEITHYGVKKDTGYIDYDELRNIALKTKPHIIIAGASAYPRILDFPRFRKIADEVGAYFMADIAHIAGLIAGGAHPSPVPYADFVTTTTHKTLRGPRGGLILCKSKYAKKIDSVVFPGIQGGPFMHVIAAKAVAFKEAMTEEFKQCQHQTVKNARAMAQEFVKRGYNLVSGGTDNHLFLIDLRNKGITGKEAQLALEAADIILNRNTIPFDEMGASANEPNGIRIGTPTITSRGMKEADAVKIADCIDKILSQPHDMKTKEAVRKTIRDLCSQYPLYKENASQTSK is encoded by the coding sequence ATGATTACATTAAAAAACGATGATCCAGAAGTTTGGCGCGCCATACAAGACGAAATAGAAAGGCAAAAAAATACCATTGATTTAATAGCATCAGAAAATACCTGCAGTATCGCGGTACAAGAAGCACAGGGGTCATCGATGACTAACAAATACGCCGAAGGGTATGCAGGAAGACGATGGTATGCTGGATGTGGAAATGTGGATACCGTAGAACGTTTAGCAGTTGAAAGAGCAATACAAATTTTTGGAGCTGAACATGCTAACGTACAACCCCATGCAGGTTCACAAGCTAACATGGCTGTTTGTTTCTCAGTACTAAAACCAGGTGACCGTATGTTGGGAATGGATTTATCTCACGGCGGACACCTCACCCACGGATTTAAAAAGAATTTCTCAGGGATGATGTATGAGATAACCCATTACGGCGTAAAAAAGGACACGGGCTACATCGACTACGATGAGTTACGAAACATTGCCCTTAAAACGAAGCCTCACATAATCATTGCCGGCGCAAGCGCATATCCAAGAATACTCGACTTCCCAAGATTCAGAAAAATTGCGGATGAGGTTGGAGCTTACTTTATGGCTGATATTGCCCATATTGCCGGGCTTATCGCTGGAGGCGCCCATCCCAGTCCGGTTCCCTATGCAGATTTTGTTACCACAACAACCCATAAAACACTTCGGGGACCACGAGGCGGTTTGATCTTATGTAAATCAAAATATGCAAAAAAGATCGATTCCGTAGTTTTCCCTGGAATTCAAGGTGGACCATTTATGCACGTTATTGCAGCAAAAGCGGTTGCGTTTAAAGAGGCCATGACTGAGGAGTTTAAACAATGCCAACACCAAACGGTAAAGAATGCAAGGGCAATGGCACAGGAATTTGTAAAAAGAGGATACAATCTTGTATCGGGCGGAACGGATAATCATCTCTTTCTGATCGATCTCCGAAACAAGGGTATTACGGGAAAAGAAGCTCAGTTAGCATTAGAAGCAGCCGATATTATCCTGAATAGAAATACGATTCCCTTTGATGAAATGGGCGCAAGTGCAAATGAACCGAACGGTATTCGTATTGGAACACCTACGATAACTTCAAGAGGCATGAAAGAAGCTGATGCCGTGAAAATAGCGGACTGTATTGATAAAATCCTCTCACAACCCCATGATATGAAGACAAAGGAAGCTGTTCGAAAAACCATTAGAGATCTTTGTTCGCAGTATCCATTATACAAGGAAAATGCCAGCCAGACTTCGAAATAG
- a CDS encoding NAD(P)-dependent glycerol-3-phosphate dehydrogenase, producing the protein MTSRSSRKITVIGNGGWGTTLSILLHKKGYEVTLWGADASYVNYLKEKRENVKFLKGIPIPSGICITSDISKKLLDAELIISATPTPYLRSVLTKFKDILVYSVPIVSVTKGIENDTLLRPSQIIADVVGKQSVSLLLGPSHAEEVARELPTTTVASSQDAGLAQFVQEVFTTDRFRVYTNPDMIGVELGAAMKNVIAIASGICDGLKFGDNSKAALITRGLAEISRLGIVMGAQRSTFAGLTGLGDLITTCISPYGRNRWVGEQIGKGRKLSEILKSMEQIAEGVWTTKSVTALSNRWNVEMPITKEIYNVLFTDKSPLDAVSNLMMRTPKSEVEELI; encoded by the coding sequence ATGACTTCGAGATCGTCACGAAAAATAACTGTTATTGGCAACGGTGGATGGGGAACTACTCTTTCAATCCTGCTCCATAAAAAAGGTTATGAGGTTACCCTTTGGGGCGCTGATGCATCATATGTAAATTATCTGAAAGAGAAAAGAGAAAATGTTAAATTTTTAAAAGGCATTCCCATCCCTTCCGGAATCTGCATTACTTCTGACATCTCAAAAAAGTTACTCGATGCAGAACTCATCATATCCGCAACACCAACTCCCTACCTGCGTTCTGTACTTACGAAGTTTAAAGACATACTTGTTTACAGCGTACCGATTGTTAGCGTTACAAAAGGAATTGAAAACGATACCCTTCTGAGACCCAGCCAGATCATCGCTGATGTTGTTGGAAAACAATCTGTTTCTTTACTTCTCGGCCCAAGCCATGCAGAAGAAGTAGCGCGTGAATTGCCCACAACGACTGTCGCATCTTCACAGGATGCGGGTTTAGCACAATTCGTTCAAGAGGTTTTTACCACAGATAGGTTTAGAGTTTACACAAATCCCGATATGATCGGTGTTGAGTTAGGCGCAGCAATGAAAAATGTGATTGCTATCGCATCAGGTATTTGTGATGGCTTGAAATTTGGCGATAATTCTAAGGCAGCCCTTATTACTCGCGGATTAGCAGAAATTAGCCGTCTGGGTATCGTTATGGGGGCACAGAGAAGCACCTTCGCAGGACTTACCGGATTAGGCGACTTAATAACGACCTGTATTAGCCCATACGGAAGAAACCGCTGGGTTGGAGAACAAATTGGAAAAGGAAGAAAATTATCTGAAATCCTAAAGAGTATGGAACAAATTGCAGAAGGTGTTTGGACGACAAAATCTGTTACAGCGCTTTCAAACAGATGGAACGTAGAAATGCCTATCACAAAAGAGATCTACAATGTACTTTTCACTGATAAAAGTCCGCTCGATGCAGTAAGCAATCTCATGATGCGCACTCCAAAATCTGAAGTGGAAGAATTAATCTGA
- a CDS encoding polysaccharide deacetylase family protein, whose amino-acid sequence MMISRINKLLQTARRLKKLFDRKILILHYHRITEEHSDPSSLCITPQNFSDHLEILQKYARPIQLQQLIKAFHNKSLPHKSVAITFDDDYADNLHNAKLLLECHDIPATMFLTTGYIGKMCDFWWEELDNLLLQPDMLSKTLRLSMNKNISQWESSKAVQSYHEDYWHYRRWTNWEKDDPCARHVIYLSLYELLHHLSEEEQQEVIDKLLLWVNVRSTDTDQQTPDSLSFEDVYALAQGKLIEIGAHTVTHPILSTLPLATQRKEILQSKAYLEEILSRPITSFAYPYGRECDYTEETVTLVQEAGFHCACTNASGIIGRDTNCFQLPRIQIYNWNGEEFSRQLSRWFNFQ is encoded by the coding sequence ATGATGATAAGCAGAATAAATAAATTACTACAGACTGCTCGGAGGCTTAAGAAGTTATTTGATCGAAAGATACTTATTTTGCATTATCATCGTATAACTGAGGAGCATTCAGATCCCAGTTCTTTATGTATAACCCCACAAAATTTCTCTGATCACCTGGAGATTTTGCAAAAATACGCCCGGCCAATACAGCTACAGCAATTGATTAAAGCATTCCATAATAAAAGCCTCCCGCATAAATCGGTAGCAATTACCTTTGATGATGATTATGCTGATAACCTCCATAATGCCAAACTATTGCTGGAATGCCACGATATCCCGGCAACGATGTTCCTTACTACCGGATATATTGGAAAGATGTGTGATTTCTGGTGGGAGGAACTGGATAATCTATTACTACAGCCAGATATGTTATCAAAGACGCTTCGCTTAAGTATGAATAAAAATATTAGCCAATGGGAATCGAGTAAAGCAGTTCAGAGCTATCATGAGGACTATTGGCACTATCGCCGTTGGACGAATTGGGAAAAAGACGATCCTTGTGCCCGCCATGTCATTTATCTTTCCCTTTATGAACTGTTACACCATTTGTCAGAAGAAGAACAACAAGAGGTAATTGATAAACTATTACTGTGGGTTAATGTCAGATCAACTGATACTGATCAACAAACTCCTGACTCTCTCTCGTTTGAGGATGTATACGCCCTGGCACAAGGAAAACTTATTGAGATTGGTGCGCATACCGTAACACATCCAATACTTTCCACACTCCCACTGGCTACGCAACGGAAAGAAATACTCCAAAGTAAAGCATATCTTGAGGAGATACTGAGCCGTCCGATAACAAGTTTTGCATATCCTTATGGCAGAGAGTGCGATTATACGGAAGAAACAGTCACCCTTGTGCAAGAAGCCGGATTTCATTGTGCTTGTACGAATGCTTCTGGTATTATTGGAAGAGACACGAACTGTTTTCAGCTGCCTCGCATCCAGATATATAATTGGAATGGGGAAGAGTTTTCTCGGCAATTATCGAGATGGTTTAATTTCCAATAA
- a CDS encoding glycosyltransferase, with protein MPQVSVIIPTYNRAKLLHSAITSVLNQTFQDFEIVVIDDGSQDNTQEIVKNFHDERIRYICHKENKGEAGTRNTGIINSHAEYIAFLDDDDEWLPEKLQLQVDLLKDSKSKVGCIYTGYLVVDTTKGKILRRRIPIKRGDIYRDLFVRNYIGVPSTVILRRECFHKVNLFDENITFGTDYDMWIRIAKEFHFDYIEKPLVKYYIHKNRLSANLDIQIKGFETILKKYNQFFTLNNKIYCHQYIYLGLLYCCTGNFKKGREIFFKTIRLRPFGIRSYLGLALSLFSTDNFRRIRNLIEKFLLYRKNQSPF; from the coding sequence ATGCCACAAGTTAGCGTAATTATTCCTACGTATAATCGTGCTAAGCTTCTCCACTCAGCAATTACCAGTGTATTAAATCAGACATTTCAGGATTTTGAGATAGTTGTAATAGATGATGGTTCGCAAGATAATACGCAGGAAATTGTAAAGAATTTTCATGATGAGAGAATACGGTATATATGCCATAAGGAAAATAAAGGAGAAGCCGGTACCAGAAACACGGGAATAATAAATTCACATGCTGAATATATAGCATTCTTAGACGACGATGACGAATGGTTACCGGAAAAACTCCAGCTACAAGTTGATTTATTAAAAGATAGCAAATCCAAAGTTGGATGTATATATACGGGTTATTTAGTAGTAGATACAACGAAGGGAAAAATATTACGTCGAAGGATTCCCATAAAGCGAGGAGACATTTATCGCGATCTTTTTGTAAGAAATTATATTGGAGTTCCATCTACTGTTATTCTCAGAAGAGAATGCTTTCACAAGGTAAATTTATTCGATGAGAACATAACCTTTGGAACCGATTATGATATGTGGATTCGGATTGCAAAAGAATTTCATTTTGATTATATAGAAAAACCTCTCGTTAAGTATTACATTCATAAAAATAGACTTTCTGCTAATTTGGATATACAAATTAAAGGATTTGAAACAATTCTTAAAAAATATAATCAATTTTTCACCTTAAACAATAAAATTTACTGTCATCAGTATATATATCTTGGCTTACTGTATTGTTGCACCGGAAATTTCAAAAAAGGAAGAGAAATATTTTTTAAAACAATACGATTACGTCCATTTGGAATAAGAAGTTATCTAGGCCTTGCACTCTCCCTTTTCAGTACAGATAATTTCAGGAGAATAAGAAATTTAATAGAAAAATTTCTCTTGTATCGTAAAAATCAGAGCCCATTTTAA
- a CDS encoding ABC transporter permease codes for MVHHVDLICHLVRRDFTLRYKQSILGVLWSLVLPLAQLIVLVFLFDIVVPLNIDAYPVFVFGALLPWTWFSTCLGSAGNLFIQNRDLVRRPHFVPAVLIIVNTLSNLLNYVVAMPILFGMLIFYGKTLTWALLTLPLLILIQGILIVSLGLMIATLNVFYRDIQHMMSMMLMLLFYLTPVFYRSQSAAENYRILYTYSPLAILIQNYRAIFLYGTFPEWNSLLIAGIISVVLCSFSYLVYCRYLHDVIDTI; via the coding sequence TTGGTTCACCATGTGGACTTAATATGCCACCTCGTGCGTCGTGATTTTACTTTACGTTATAAACAATCGATACTTGGTGTCCTTTGGTCACTTGTGCTTCCCTTAGCTCAACTCATCGTATTAGTATTCCTTTTTGATATTGTTGTCCCTTTAAATATTGATGCCTACCCGGTTTTTGTCTTTGGTGCTTTACTGCCATGGACGTGGTTCAGCACATGTTTAGGTTCAGCAGGTAATCTCTTTATTCAAAACCGGGACTTAGTTCGGCGGCCTCATTTTGTCCCCGCTGTTCTTATTATTGTGAATACCCTATCAAACTTACTGAATTATGTAGTAGCCATGCCAATACTTTTTGGCATGTTAATCTTTTACGGCAAAACTTTGACATGGGCTTTATTAACCCTTCCCTTGCTTATCCTCATCCAGGGTATTTTGATTGTTAGTCTTGGTTTAATGATTGCAACCCTGAACGTCTTTTATCGTGATATACAGCATATGATGAGCATGATGCTTATGCTTCTGTTCTACCTGACCCCTGTTTTTTATCGTTCCCAATCGGCTGCTGAAAATTATCGTATCTTGTACACGTACAGCCCGCTTGCAATATTAATCCAGAACTATCGGGCAATCTTTCTCTACGGCACATTCCCCGAATGGAATTCATTGCTCATTGCCGGCATTATAAGCGTTGTTCTCTGCAGCTTCAGTTACCTTGTGTATTGTCGTTACCTTCACGATGTTATCGATACCATTTAG
- a CDS encoding ABC transporter ATP-binding protein, which produces MSAVLTVESISKQFKIQRNRPVSLKESIIWWFHNRYNTSNNRFWALRDVSFSVEQGQVLGIIGHNGAGKSTLLRLLCGLGRPTCGRIQRTGHVSGLLELGSGFHPDMTGRENLMTGGILSGLTRREVQARQQEIVAFAELEEFIDQPVRTYSNGMYLRLAFAAAIHFDPDVLIIDEVLAVGDSRFQKRCLERLNAFRISGKALILTSHDSEQIKSLCDEVLVLEEGRVVMQGDPTSAISCYNDLMRQRTEKRAAQLFNGVVQPSLIVERGNRMGTQEVSICAVHLYDKQGNMNDTLHSGDGLTIELNYNLTASLSDMALLLGIYSETNVKCFETYILSVSATFGPLTKQGSFSCHFRELPLLPGLYYITVGLYPTDWSYVYDYHWQMHPYTF; this is translated from the coding sequence GTGTCTGCCGTTCTCACTGTAGAATCTATCTCAAAGCAATTTAAAATCCAGCGCAATCGTCCTGTTTCCCTCAAAGAATCTATAATCTGGTGGTTCCATAACCGTTATAATACCAGCAATAACAGATTTTGGGCACTCCGCGATGTTAGTTTTTCAGTAGAGCAAGGTCAGGTATTGGGCATTATTGGTCATAACGGCGCAGGAAAAAGTACTCTGCTGCGTTTATTATGTGGCCTGGGAAGGCCTACCTGTGGACGTATCCAACGTACAGGACACGTAAGCGGCTTACTTGAATTGGGAAGCGGATTCCATCCTGACATGACCGGCCGTGAGAATCTCATGACGGGAGGAATCCTGAGCGGCCTGACCAGACGCGAGGTACAGGCAAGGCAGCAGGAGATCGTAGCCTTTGCCGAATTGGAAGAATTCATCGATCAGCCAGTAAGAACCTACTCCAACGGTATGTATTTACGGCTTGCATTCGCAGCAGCTATCCATTTTGATCCCGATGTACTCATTATCGATGAAGTATTAGCAGTTGGAGACTCACGCTTTCAGAAAAGGTGTCTCGAACGGTTGAATGCCTTTCGTATATCAGGTAAAGCCTTAATCCTGACATCGCACGACTCTGAGCAGATCAAAAGCTTGTGTGATGAAGTCCTGGTATTAGAGGAAGGCCGTGTCGTGATGCAGGGCGACCCGACAAGCGCCATAAGTTGTTATAACGATCTGATGCGCCAGAGGACAGAAAAACGGGCTGCACAGCTTTTCAATGGAGTAGTTCAGCCAAGTCTGATAGTTGAACGTGGCAACCGTATGGGGACACAGGAAGTATCGATCTGTGCTGTCCATTTGTATGATAAACAAGGAAATATGAATGATACCCTGCATAGCGGAGATGGCTTGACAATCGAACTTAACTACAACCTTACTGCGTCTCTGTCCGACATGGCTCTTCTCCTGGGTATCTATAGCGAGACTAATGTTAAGTGTTTTGAGACCTATATCCTATCGGTAAGCGCAACCTTTGGTCCCCTAACCAAACAAGGCAGTTTCAGTTGTCACTTCCGGGAATTACCCTTGCTCCCTGGATTATATTATATTACCGTAGGTCTCTATCCCACTGATTGGAGCTATGTTTACGATTATCATTGGCAAATGCACCCTTACACGTTCTAA
- a CDS encoding glycosyltransferase, translating to MESKKYVIQTDRIKSPLISIIVTNFNYARYIETCLQSIADQTYTKFECVIVDDVSQDNSVKIIERFIDSNQVSDRFRLVQHGENQGQMAAFQTGLEHTSGRFVVFVDADDLLLPDFIETHLKAHLNSSYEAALSNSDQFQIGSDGQILSATHIVMYKNRGNTRSIAREPKNGQCEWSFSQEGPMTFRQPDLPIEYYHAWEIPQWGWMWSTTSAAMFRRDVLNMIMSEECRCLRVCADSYLFHFSHALGGTLIIPAVHGCYRRHGSNAFSNNPIIGGFNSPGDVRRDPKALSRELSFRLAIKRFDYFHAVIGKDRIIWLLKYFGSGRKFIKLTLSPKTFPENMFIPSVRITPENIFYQKIFRSPVAPQKIIIRIIGRFYLRFVRYMYQVIRFFKNPRVDRIKFSLESCSKETDSV from the coding sequence ATGGAATCAAAAAAGTATGTGATTCAAACTGACCGAATCAAAAGTCCTTTGATAAGTATCATTGTCACGAATTTCAACTATGCAAGATATATTGAGACTTGCCTGCAATCGATAGCTGATCAAACGTATACAAAATTTGAGTGCGTTATTGTGGATGACGTCTCTCAAGATAATTCCGTAAAGATTATTGAACGCTTCATCGATAGCAACCAGGTATCGGACCGATTTCGTTTAGTACAGCACGGGGAGAACCAGGGTCAAATGGCGGCATTCCAGACGGGCCTTGAACACACAAGCGGCAGATTTGTGGTATTTGTTGATGCTGACGATCTTTTGCTGCCGGATTTCATTGAAACCCATCTCAAGGCACATTTGAATTCGTCCTACGAGGCAGCTTTAAGCAACTCGGATCAGTTCCAAATTGGGTCTGATGGACAGATTCTCAGCGCTACCCACATTGTCATGTACAAAAATCGTGGCAATACGAGATCGATCGCAAGGGAACCAAAGAATGGTCAGTGTGAGTGGAGCTTCTCGCAGGAAGGGCCAATGACCTTTCGACAACCGGATTTACCCATAGAATACTATCACGCATGGGAGATTCCGCAATGGGGCTGGATGTGGAGCACGACCAGCGCAGCGATGTTTCGGCGCGATGTTTTAAATATGATTATGTCTGAGGAATGTCGTTGTCTGAGGGTGTGTGCGGATAGCTATTTATTTCATTTCTCCCACGCGCTTGGTGGCACCCTGATAATTCCTGCCGTCCATGGGTGCTATCGCCGCCACGGCAGTAACGCCTTCTCCAACAACCCCATTATTGGCGGCTTTAACAGTCCCGGTGACGTTCGGAGAGACCCTAAAGCCCTTTCCAGGGAGCTTAGTTTTCGACTTGCTATCAAACGCTTCGACTATTTTCATGCTGTAATCGGCAAAGATCGTATAATTTGGCTCTTAAAGTATTTTGGTTCCGGCAGGAAATTTATAAAACTCACACTATCACCCAAAACCTTTCCCGAAAACATGTTCATACCAAGCGTGCGCATAACCCCGGAAAACATATTTTACCAGAAGATTTTTAGGTCTCCGGTTGCGCCACAGAAAATAATTATCCGCATAATCGGGAGGTTCTATTTGAGGTTTGTTCGATACATGTATCAAGTAATTAGATTTTTTAAAAACCCTAGAGTAGACCGGATCAAGTTTTCTCTGGAATCTTGCTCCAAAGAGACCGATAGCGTGTGA
- a CDS encoding twitch domain-containing radical SAM protein, which yields MKMETSLKEYLIDFYLHKSDVFCIMPWVHMHSWPDGRVLPCCYAKCDQPIGYLNNGLKVVWNNDAYKAFRQKMLKNIPIPEYCYKCYEYDKSGNFSYRRYANKKFGKHFYEALDETDADGTYNKFTLRYLDFRFSNLCNHRCRSCGHGLSSNWYDEHVKIHGDPGLPKVIKSNNQAYLKEVLEILPSVEAVYFAGGEPLIQEEHYLILSKLREIGKTDVDLSYNTNLSTLGIKNYDVFDLWRGFKSLRIGASLDGSGSRGELLRKGQSWEVIVRNRKKLMENPPEVGYFEFGVSATVGAMNVLHIPDFHREWIDAGLIPPNAFLINPIMDPNFLRVNILPREYKDQVEKKYKKFMRECLSGYAETYQEYEAFLRLMWEHDLQEYLPTYFWWIKTLDESRGENFVQVFPEWKELFLKYAQ from the coding sequence ATGAAAATGGAAACATCTCTTAAAGAATACTTGATAGACTTCTATCTTCACAAATCTGATGTTTTTTGCATCATGCCATGGGTACATATGCATAGCTGGCCTGATGGCAGAGTACTACCATGCTGTTATGCGAAATGCGATCAACCCATCGGATATTTGAATAACGGTTTAAAAGTCGTTTGGAATAACGATGCTTACAAGGCCTTTCGGCAAAAAATGCTTAAAAATATTCCAATCCCAGAGTACTGCTATAAATGCTATGAATACGACAAGTCTGGAAACTTTTCTTATCGAAGATATGCAAATAAAAAATTCGGGAAACACTTCTATGAGGCTTTAGACGAAACGGACGCAGACGGAACCTATAACAAGTTTACGCTTCGCTATTTGGATTTCCGGTTCTCAAACCTATGCAACCATCGCTGCAGATCATGCGGTCATGGACTTTCAAGTAACTGGTATGACGAGCATGTGAAGATACATGGCGATCCCGGCCTTCCAAAGGTAATCAAATCAAACAATCAAGCGTATCTTAAAGAGGTATTGGAAATACTTCCGTCTGTAGAAGCTGTATATTTCGCAGGCGGTGAACCATTGATACAAGAGGAGCATTATCTCATACTCAGCAAGCTTAGGGAAATAGGGAAAACCGATGTTGATCTTTCGTATAACACAAATTTATCTACTCTCGGTATAAAGAATTATGATGTTTTTGATTTATGGCGTGGATTCAAAAGTCTCAGAATTGGCGCTAGTTTAGATGGTTCCGGAAGTCGTGGTGAGCTGCTAAGAAAAGGACAAAGTTGGGAAGTTATTGTGAGGAACAGGAAAAAATTAATGGAGAACCCGCCAGAGGTAGGATATTTTGAATTTGGAGTTTCAGCTACAGTTGGAGCCATGAATGTTCTTCACATTCCGGATTTCCACCGTGAATGGATTGATGCGGGTCTTATTCCTCCAAATGCTTTCCTGATCAACCCTATTATGGATCCAAATTTTTTACGGGTGAATATATTACCGAGGGAATATAAAGATCAAGTAGAGAAAAAATATAAAAAATTTATGAGAGAATGTCTATCGGGATATGCGGAAACATACCAAGAATACGAAGCCTTTCTTAGGTTAATGTGGGAACATGATTTACAGGAGTATCTGCCTACTTATTTCTGGTGGATAAAAACACTGGACGAAAGTCGCGGTGAAAACTTTGTGCAAGTTTTCCCGGAATGGAAAGAGCTTTTTCTAAAGTACGCTCAATGA
- a CDS encoding glycosyltransferase: MEPDQFASGQPLVSVIIPAYNAEAFILHTLNSVISQTYKNIEVIVVDDGSHDKTAQIVESIIQHDDRVKLLQQPNSGVSAARNRAIEKSRGEYIAPIDADDIWYPQNIEKQVQCMLHAGPSMGVVYAWSAHIDEKGLLTGGHNAFDLEGDVFEALMFSNFIGNGSASLIRRICFNRIGGYNAQVEPCEDLDLYLRIAELYQFHVVKEFLVGYRKTTGSRSFNCRGMETSLRIILRNRKQQYPDIPLFFYRWSWGHYYLYLSSQSRLSGHYWISIHYLYKAARADLILLLYPEFYRYLCRCGLRLVKKAVIFAARILHCPSTTIFRKVGTTHKKFTISDIEIRSSRRLPYSLNKLHRTRLQRIHRLFAK, encoded by the coding sequence ATGGAACCAGATCAATTTGCTTCAGGCCAGCCTTTGGTGTCGGTCATTATCCCTGCATACAATGCGGAAGCTTTTATTCTGCATACATTAAATTCAGTGATCTCTCAAACTTACAAAAATATTGAGGTTATTGTAGTTGATGACGGCTCACATGATAAAACTGCACAAATTGTAGAATCAATTATACAGCACGATGACCGCGTGAAACTTCTGCAACAGCCGAATTCCGGGGTCTCGGCAGCGCGTAACAGGGCAATTGAAAAATCCCGGGGCGAGTATATAGCACCTATTGATGCTGATGACATTTGGTATCCTCAAAACATCGAGAAACAGGTACAGTGCATGTTACACGCAGGACCAAGCATGGGAGTCGTCTATGCCTGGTCAGCGCATATTGATGAAAAAGGCTTACTAACAGGCGGGCACAATGCTTTCGATTTAGAGGGTGATGTTTTTGAGGCATTAATGTTTAGTAACTTTATTGGCAATGGGAGCGCATCTCTGATTCGTCGCATATGTTTTAATCGAATTGGAGGGTATAACGCACAAGTTGAGCCTTGTGAGGATCTTGATTTATATCTCCGGATTGCAGAACTTTATCAGTTTCACGTAGTAAAAGAGTTTCTGGTCGGGTACCGTAAAACTACTGGCAGTAGGTCTTTTAATTGCAGAGGCATGGAAACGTCCCTGCGTATAATACTAAGGAATAGAAAACAGCAATATCCTGATATTCCATTGTTCTTTTATCGCTGGTCATGGGGGCATTATTATTTATACCTCAGCAGCCAAAGCAGGTTATCCGGCCACTACTGGATAAGCATTCACTACCTGTATAAAGCAGCACGGGCAGATCTTATTTTGCTCTTATATCCGGAATTTTACCGGTACCTGTGCAGATGCGGTTTGCGATTGGTGAAAAAAGCGGTTATTTTTGCTGCCCGGATACTACACTGCCCTTCAACAACTATTTTTAGAAAGGTAGGTACTACTCATAAAAAATTTACGATTTCTGATATCGAAATACGAAGTAGTCGCCGGCTACCGTACAGTTTGAATAAATTGCATCGAACTCGACTGCAACGTATTCATCGTTTATTTGCAAAGTGA